One Mercurialis annua linkage group LG3, ddMerAnnu1.2, whole genome shotgun sequence DNA window includes the following coding sequences:
- the LOC126674796 gene encoding coiled-coil domain-containing protein SCD2 isoform X2 yields the protein MDRRLNPVYLRQQSAADSPQAPSSPMMSPLHPRHVRTGSAGMPNMKKAQTKAAAQRLAHVMSHQPADDDEDDDDDFAYDYHASGIGSIGLAGGKRMPRPQSPVTSKALSMSPAKVRKHQSVGDDEFDKEDDYGSIGFSGGRRMRRPKSPVAKAVHMSPAPVRKPQPVAIGDDDHDKDDDYGLVTGPVTIGRAGGRSMRARSPLGARTKQEQPVTTQSAISTRPSLSISLVEHSSPASLYSPPTTSTEQPVSARRLPSSSIELPSSGRSSLSIRLPNSSEQPPSARATSAGRPNIKTLPMPSSVPISLRPVSVSQDSSLENRKDKRSPMDFGTANLRDSSNNHSASALQDEVDMLQEENDNLVEKLRLAEERFEETEARARQLEKQVASLGEGVTLEARLLSRKEAALQQREAALRMAEQTSKPGDIAALRTEAEAAKDEATYALEQLQESEFEVKSLRSMTQRMILTQEEKEEVVLKRCWLARYWRLCVEHGIHPEIAEAKHEYWSSFAPLPVEVVLAAGQRAKDENSSANSDTNEGEKAIRDVNEFFGDGNIESMLIVEMGLQEMASLKVEDAVALAMAQKRRPSFMRIDEVKLPAEGQFDAFELSQEESDDVRFKQAWLAYFWRRAKNHGIESDLAEERLQFWINHTSRSLTSHDAVDVERGLSELRKLSIESQLWQDSRKGIDID from the exons ATGGATCGGAGATTGAACCCGGTATATTTAAGGCAACAAAGCGCGGCAGACTCGCCGCAGGCGCCATCGTCGCCGATGATGTCTCCGTTACACCCTCGCCACGTCCGTACGGGATCAGCCGGCATGCCTAACATGAAAAAAGCACAGACAAAAGCCGCAGCACAACGGCTCGCGCATGTTATGTCGCATCAACCAGCTGATGACGATGAAGACGACGACGACGATTTTGCTTATGATTATCACGCTAGCGGTATTGGAAGCATCGGTCTCGCCGGCGGTAAACGAATGCCGCGTCCTCAATCTCCGGTG ACTTCTAAAGCTTTATCGATGAGTCCTGCGAAAGTGAGGAAGCATCAATCTGTAGGAGATGATGAATTTGATAAGGAGGATGATTATGGAAGCATTGGATTCTCAGGTGGAAGACGAATGCGGCGGCCGAAGTCTCCGgtg GCTAAAGCTGTACATATGAGTCCAGCACCAGTGAGGAAACCACAACCTGTAGCTATAGGGGATGATGACCATGACAAGGATGATGATTATGGCTTAGTAACTGGTCCCGTCACCATTGGCCGTGCTGGTGGAAGGTCTATGCGAGCTCGTTCGCCTTTG GGTGCTCGGACCAAACAAGAACAGCCTGTTACTACTCAGTCAGCAATAAGTACTCGACCATCACTATCTATTAGCCTAGTAGAACATTCATCACCAGCTTCTTTGTATTCACCGCCCACAACTTCGACTGAACAACCTGTATCTGCTCGTCGATTACCTTCTAGTTCCATAGAGCTGCCTTCGTCTGGTCGTTCATCATTGTCTATTCGATTACCTAATTCCAGTGAACAACCTCCATCTGCTCGTGCTACTTCAGCTGGCCGTCCCAATATTAAGACTCTTCCTATGCCTTCCAGTGTACCTATTTCATTACGACCAGTCTCAGTTTCACAAGATTCTTCACTGGAAAATCGGAAAGATAAAAG ATCACCTATGGATTTTGGGACTGCAAACTTAAGAGATTCTAGCAATAATCATTCTGCTTCTGCGTTACAGGATGAG GTTGATATGCTACAGGAAGAGAATGACAATCTCGTTGAAAAG CTTCGACTTGCAGAGGAGAGGTTTGAGGAAACAGAGGCAAGAGCTAGGCAGCTTGAGAAACAG GTTGCCAGTCTTGGAGAAGGTGTAACACTAGAAGCTCGACTGTTAAGCAG AAAGGAAGCAGCTCTGCAACAAAGGGAG GCTGCTTTGAGAATGGCAGAACAAACTAGCAAACCAGGAGATATTGCTGCTCTCAGGACAGAAGCTGAG GCTGCTAAGGATGAGGCAACATATGCTCTAGAGCAGCTCCAGGAATCAGAGTTTGAAGTTAAATCGCTCAGGAGTATGACACAGAGAATGATTCTGACTCAGGAAGAGAAG GAAGAAGTTGTTCTAAAGAGATGTTGGCTTGCACGGTATTGGAGATTATGCGTGGAACATG GTATACACCCGGAGATTGCGGAAGCAAAACACGAGTACTGGTCATCCTTTGCGCCTCTTCCTGTTGAAGTTGTATTAGCTGCAGGACAGCGAGCTAAAGATGAGAACTCATCAG CAAATAGTGATACAAATGAAGGGGAGAAGGCCATACGGGATGTAAATGAATTTTTCGGAGATGGAAATATTGAAAGCATGCTTATAGTAGAGATGGGTCTGCAAGAAATGGCTTCTTTAAAG GTAGAGGATGCCGTTGCACTTGCCATGGCTCAAAAACGACGTCCAAGTTTTATGAGAATAG ATGAAGTGAAGCTACCAGCTGAAGGACAGTTTGATGCTTTTG AATTGAGCCAAGAGGAATCTGATGACGTGCGGTTTAAGCAG GCTTGGCTTGCGTATTTCTGGAGAAGAGCGAAAAACCATGGAATCGAATCGGACTTAGCAGAAGAGCGTTTGCAGTTCTGGATCAACCACACGAGTCGGTCACTCACATCACATGATGCAGTTGATG TTGAGCGTGGACTATCGGAGCTGAGGAAGTTAAGCATCGAGAGCCAGCTATGGCAAGACTCTCGAAAAGGGATCGACATTGACTGA
- the LOC126675078 gene encoding protein CANDIDATE G-PROTEIN COUPLED RECEPTOR 2, producing the protein MRILEQITQDSPFSIQISQNPNNNNSTIHQETGFFGLGLFNWLFECHGFLHNVILILGSIGFILYLSFQAKKCLTKLSHGRSYIMIAYYGTLWLVSLLNLAWCCFQAWECTPGKELPWNLLSLFTTSGMLFLEVSLISFLLQGNYASGLEALTRTFAVSALIVGLDILLKAIYMFGLGIPLFIDSHDSSHHTKWSLWVIHRLVLTAVYGGILFMYHSKWRERLPARPAFYKYIVMMFTLNALALFACGLTGHGTGFGFWLYGITIVCYHAFYLPLLYKTFLADFFQEEDLHLENVYYSEMKDAGFFDADWE; encoded by the exons ATGCGAATTCTCGAACAAATAACTCAAGATTCACCGTTTTCAATCCAAATTTCGCAAaaccctaataataataattccacTATCCACCAAGAAACGGGATTTTTTGGACTAGGGTTGTTTAATTGGCTTTTCGAGTGTCACGGATTCTTGCACAATGTGATCTTGATATTGGGTTCTATTGGTTTTATACTTTACTTGTCATTTCAGGCTAAAAAATGTCTTACCAAGCTATCACATGGAAGATCATATATTATGATTGCTTATTATGGCACTCTTTGGCTTGTTAGCTTGCTTAATCTTGCTTGGTGTTGCTTTCAG GCATGGGAGTGCACCCCTGGAAAGGAATTACCATGGAATCTCTTATCTTTGTTTACTACATCCGGAATGCTCTTTTTGGAAGTAAGCTTGATTTCCTTTTTGCTCCAAGGAAATTATGCAAGTGGGTTGGAGGCTTTGACGCGAACTTTTGCTGTCTCAGCACTCATTGTTGGTTTGGACATACTCCTCAAG GCAATTTATATGTTTGGACTTGGGATTCCTTTATTCATCGACAGCCATGATTCTTCACATCACACGAAATGGAGCTTGTGGGTTATTCATAGGCTTGTGTTAACTGCTGTATATGGTGGTATATTGTTCATGTACCACTCTAAGTGGAGGGAGAGGTTACCTG CAAGGCCTGCATTCTACAAGTACATCGTCATGATGTTCACTTTAAATGCTCTAGCCCTATTTGCTTGTGGGCTTACTGGCCACGGAACTGGCTTTGGTTTCTG GTTGTACGGCATCACAATTGTTTGCTACCATGCATTTTACCTCCCTCTTCTGTACAAAACATTTTTAGCAGACTTTTTCCAG GAAGAAGACTTGCATCTAGAGAATGTTTATTATTCAGAGATGAAAGATGCTGGTTTCTTTGATGCTGATTGGGAATGA
- the LOC126674336 gene encoding superoxide dismutase [Cu-Zn]: MVKAVAVLNSSEGVKGTIFFTQEADGPTTVTGSVSGLKPGPHGFHVHALGDTTNGCMSTGPHFNPAGKEHGAPEDAIRHAGDLGNVTVGAEGTAEFTIVDKQIPLTGPHSIIGRAVVVHADPDDLGKGGHELSKTTGNAGGRVACGIIGLQG; the protein is encoded by the exons ATGGTGAAGGCCGTTGCCGTTCTCAACAGCAGTGAGGGAGTCAAGGGGACTATCTTTTTCACTCAAGAAGCAGATG GTCCGACAACTGTGACCGGAAGCGTTTCCGGTCTCAAGCCGGGACCCCACGGCTTCCATGTTCATGCCCTTGGAGACACAACCAACGGATGCATGTCAACTG GACCACACTTTAACCCTGCTGGAAAAGAGCATGGTGCTCCTGAGGATGCAATTCGCCATGCTGGAGATCTGGGAAATGTCACTGTTGGCGCTGAAG GCACTGCTGAATTCACAATTGTTGACAAGCAGATTCCTCTTACTGGCCCCCATTCCATTATTGGTAGAGCAGTCGTCGTACATGCTGATCCTGATGATCTTGGCAAGG GAGGACATGAATTGAGCAAAACCACTGGAAATGCAGGAGGCAGAGTAGCATGTG GTATTATTGGGTTGCAAGGATAG
- the LOC126674796 gene encoding coiled-coil domain-containing protein SCD2 isoform X3 — protein MDRRLNPVYLRQQSAADSPQAPSSPMMSPLHPRHVRTGSAGMPNMKKAQTKAAAQRLAHVMSHQPADDDEDDDDDFAYDYHASGIGSIGLAGGKRMPRPQSPVTSKALSMSPAKVRKHQSVGDDEFDKEDDYGSIGFSGGRRMRRPKSPVAKAVHMSPAPVRKPQPVAIGDDDHDKDDDYGLVTGPVTIGRAGGRSMRARSPLGARTKQEQPVTTQSAISTRPSLSISLVEHSSPASLYSPPTTSTEQPVSARRLPSSSIELPSSGRSSLSIRLPNSSEQPPSARATSAGRPNIKTLPMPSSVPISLRPVSVSQDSSLENRKDKRSPMDFGTANLRDSSNNHSASALQDEVDMLQEENDNLVEKLRLAEERFEETEARARQLEKQVASLGEGVTLEARLLSRKEAALQQREAALRMAEQTSKPGDIAALRTEAEAAKDEATYALEQLQESEFEVKSLRSMTQRMILTQEEKEEVVLKRCWLARYWRLCVEHGIHPEIAEAKHEYWSSFAPLPVEVVLAAGQRAKDENSSAANSDTNEGEKAIRDVNEFFGDGNIESMLIVEMGLQEMASLKRMPLHLPWLKNDVQVL, from the exons ATGGATCGGAGATTGAACCCGGTATATTTAAGGCAACAAAGCGCGGCAGACTCGCCGCAGGCGCCATCGTCGCCGATGATGTCTCCGTTACACCCTCGCCACGTCCGTACGGGATCAGCCGGCATGCCTAACATGAAAAAAGCACAGACAAAAGCCGCAGCACAACGGCTCGCGCATGTTATGTCGCATCAACCAGCTGATGACGATGAAGACGACGACGACGATTTTGCTTATGATTATCACGCTAGCGGTATTGGAAGCATCGGTCTCGCCGGCGGTAAACGAATGCCGCGTCCTCAATCTCCGGTG ACTTCTAAAGCTTTATCGATGAGTCCTGCGAAAGTGAGGAAGCATCAATCTGTAGGAGATGATGAATTTGATAAGGAGGATGATTATGGAAGCATTGGATTCTCAGGTGGAAGACGAATGCGGCGGCCGAAGTCTCCGgtg GCTAAAGCTGTACATATGAGTCCAGCACCAGTGAGGAAACCACAACCTGTAGCTATAGGGGATGATGACCATGACAAGGATGATGATTATGGCTTAGTAACTGGTCCCGTCACCATTGGCCGTGCTGGTGGAAGGTCTATGCGAGCTCGTTCGCCTTTG GGTGCTCGGACCAAACAAGAACAGCCTGTTACTACTCAGTCAGCAATAAGTACTCGACCATCACTATCTATTAGCCTAGTAGAACATTCATCACCAGCTTCTTTGTATTCACCGCCCACAACTTCGACTGAACAACCTGTATCTGCTCGTCGATTACCTTCTAGTTCCATAGAGCTGCCTTCGTCTGGTCGTTCATCATTGTCTATTCGATTACCTAATTCCAGTGAACAACCTCCATCTGCTCGTGCTACTTCAGCTGGCCGTCCCAATATTAAGACTCTTCCTATGCCTTCCAGTGTACCTATTTCATTACGACCAGTCTCAGTTTCACAAGATTCTTCACTGGAAAATCGGAAAGATAAAAG ATCACCTATGGATTTTGGGACTGCAAACTTAAGAGATTCTAGCAATAATCATTCTGCTTCTGCGTTACAGGATGAG GTTGATATGCTACAGGAAGAGAATGACAATCTCGTTGAAAAG CTTCGACTTGCAGAGGAGAGGTTTGAGGAAACAGAGGCAAGAGCTAGGCAGCTTGAGAAACAG GTTGCCAGTCTTGGAGAAGGTGTAACACTAGAAGCTCGACTGTTAAGCAG AAAGGAAGCAGCTCTGCAACAAAGGGAG GCTGCTTTGAGAATGGCAGAACAAACTAGCAAACCAGGAGATATTGCTGCTCTCAGGACAGAAGCTGAG GCTGCTAAGGATGAGGCAACATATGCTCTAGAGCAGCTCCAGGAATCAGAGTTTGAAGTTAAATCGCTCAGGAGTATGACACAGAGAATGATTCTGACTCAGGAAGAGAAG GAAGAAGTTGTTCTAAAGAGATGTTGGCTTGCACGGTATTGGAGATTATGCGTGGAACATG GTATACACCCGGAGATTGCGGAAGCAAAACACGAGTACTGGTCATCCTTTGCGCCTCTTCCTGTTGAAGTTGTATTAGCTGCAGGACAGCGAGCTAAAGATGAGAACTCATCAG CAGCAAATAGTGATACAAATGAAGGGGAGAAGGCCATACGGGATGTAAATGAATTTTTCGGAGATGGAAATATTGAAAGCATGCTTATAGTAGAGATGGGTCTGCAAGAAATGGCTTCTTTAAAG AGGATGCCGTTGCACTTGCCATGGCTCAAAAACGACGTCCAAGTTTTATGA
- the LOC126674796 gene encoding coiled-coil domain-containing protein SCD2 isoform X1, giving the protein MDRRLNPVYLRQQSAADSPQAPSSPMMSPLHPRHVRTGSAGMPNMKKAQTKAAAQRLAHVMSHQPADDDEDDDDDFAYDYHASGIGSIGLAGGKRMPRPQSPVTSKALSMSPAKVRKHQSVGDDEFDKEDDYGSIGFSGGRRMRRPKSPVAKAVHMSPAPVRKPQPVAIGDDDHDKDDDYGLVTGPVTIGRAGGRSMRARSPLGARTKQEQPVTTQSAISTRPSLSISLVEHSSPASLYSPPTTSTEQPVSARRLPSSSIELPSSGRSSLSIRLPNSSEQPPSARATSAGRPNIKTLPMPSSVPISLRPVSVSQDSSLENRKDKRSPMDFGTANLRDSSNNHSASALQDEVDMLQEENDNLVEKLRLAEERFEETEARARQLEKQVASLGEGVTLEARLLSRKEAALQQREAALRMAEQTSKPGDIAALRTEAEAAKDEATYALEQLQESEFEVKSLRSMTQRMILTQEEKEEVVLKRCWLARYWRLCVEHGIHPEIAEAKHEYWSSFAPLPVEVVLAAGQRAKDENSSAANSDTNEGEKAIRDVNEFFGDGNIESMLIVEMGLQEMASLKVEDAVALAMAQKRRPSFMRIDEVKLPAEGQFDAFELSQEESDDVRFKQAWLAYFWRRAKNHGIESDLAEERLQFWINHTSRSLTSHDAVDVERGLSELRKLSIESQLWQDSRKGIDID; this is encoded by the exons ATGGATCGGAGATTGAACCCGGTATATTTAAGGCAACAAAGCGCGGCAGACTCGCCGCAGGCGCCATCGTCGCCGATGATGTCTCCGTTACACCCTCGCCACGTCCGTACGGGATCAGCCGGCATGCCTAACATGAAAAAAGCACAGACAAAAGCCGCAGCACAACGGCTCGCGCATGTTATGTCGCATCAACCAGCTGATGACGATGAAGACGACGACGACGATTTTGCTTATGATTATCACGCTAGCGGTATTGGAAGCATCGGTCTCGCCGGCGGTAAACGAATGCCGCGTCCTCAATCTCCGGTG ACTTCTAAAGCTTTATCGATGAGTCCTGCGAAAGTGAGGAAGCATCAATCTGTAGGAGATGATGAATTTGATAAGGAGGATGATTATGGAAGCATTGGATTCTCAGGTGGAAGACGAATGCGGCGGCCGAAGTCTCCGgtg GCTAAAGCTGTACATATGAGTCCAGCACCAGTGAGGAAACCACAACCTGTAGCTATAGGGGATGATGACCATGACAAGGATGATGATTATGGCTTAGTAACTGGTCCCGTCACCATTGGCCGTGCTGGTGGAAGGTCTATGCGAGCTCGTTCGCCTTTG GGTGCTCGGACCAAACAAGAACAGCCTGTTACTACTCAGTCAGCAATAAGTACTCGACCATCACTATCTATTAGCCTAGTAGAACATTCATCACCAGCTTCTTTGTATTCACCGCCCACAACTTCGACTGAACAACCTGTATCTGCTCGTCGATTACCTTCTAGTTCCATAGAGCTGCCTTCGTCTGGTCGTTCATCATTGTCTATTCGATTACCTAATTCCAGTGAACAACCTCCATCTGCTCGTGCTACTTCAGCTGGCCGTCCCAATATTAAGACTCTTCCTATGCCTTCCAGTGTACCTATTTCATTACGACCAGTCTCAGTTTCACAAGATTCTTCACTGGAAAATCGGAAAGATAAAAG ATCACCTATGGATTTTGGGACTGCAAACTTAAGAGATTCTAGCAATAATCATTCTGCTTCTGCGTTACAGGATGAG GTTGATATGCTACAGGAAGAGAATGACAATCTCGTTGAAAAG CTTCGACTTGCAGAGGAGAGGTTTGAGGAAACAGAGGCAAGAGCTAGGCAGCTTGAGAAACAG GTTGCCAGTCTTGGAGAAGGTGTAACACTAGAAGCTCGACTGTTAAGCAG AAAGGAAGCAGCTCTGCAACAAAGGGAG GCTGCTTTGAGAATGGCAGAACAAACTAGCAAACCAGGAGATATTGCTGCTCTCAGGACAGAAGCTGAG GCTGCTAAGGATGAGGCAACATATGCTCTAGAGCAGCTCCAGGAATCAGAGTTTGAAGTTAAATCGCTCAGGAGTATGACACAGAGAATGATTCTGACTCAGGAAGAGAAG GAAGAAGTTGTTCTAAAGAGATGTTGGCTTGCACGGTATTGGAGATTATGCGTGGAACATG GTATACACCCGGAGATTGCGGAAGCAAAACACGAGTACTGGTCATCCTTTGCGCCTCTTCCTGTTGAAGTTGTATTAGCTGCAGGACAGCGAGCTAAAGATGAGAACTCATCAG CAGCAAATAGTGATACAAATGAAGGGGAGAAGGCCATACGGGATGTAAATGAATTTTTCGGAGATGGAAATATTGAAAGCATGCTTATAGTAGAGATGGGTCTGCAAGAAATGGCTTCTTTAAAG GTAGAGGATGCCGTTGCACTTGCCATGGCTCAAAAACGACGTCCAAGTTTTATGAGAATAG ATGAAGTGAAGCTACCAGCTGAAGGACAGTTTGATGCTTTTG AATTGAGCCAAGAGGAATCTGATGACGTGCGGTTTAAGCAG GCTTGGCTTGCGTATTTCTGGAGAAGAGCGAAAAACCATGGAATCGAATCGGACTTAGCAGAAGAGCGTTTGCAGTTCTGGATCAACCACACGAGTCGGTCACTCACATCACATGATGCAGTTGATG TTGAGCGTGGACTATCGGAGCTGAGGAAGTTAAGCATCGAGAGCCAGCTATGGCAAGACTCTCGAAAAGGGATCGACATTGACTGA
- the LOC126674878 gene encoding acyl carrier protein 1, chloroplastic-like, which produces MAAAAGSSVSMHSRSTLAAAKFSSLKSFALPNQRTSMSFRVQPVPARLRISCAAKPATVDKVCSIVKKQLALSTDTAVTGESKFAALGADSLDTVEIVMGLEEEFGISVDEEKAQTIATVQDAADLIEEIIEKKGA; this is translated from the exons ATGGCTGCCGCCGCCGGTTCCTCCGTCTCCATGCACTCCCGCTCTACCTTG GCTGCAGCCAAATTCTCTAGTTTGAAGTCATTTGCTCTTCCAAATCAGAGAACTTCTATGTCTTTCAGGGTTCAACCAGTTCCAGCTCGCCTTCGCATTTCTTGCGCT GCCAAGCCGGCAACAGTAGACAAGGTGTGCAGTATAGTGAAGAAACAGCTGGCATTATCGACAGACACCGCTGTTACTGGCGAGTCCAAATTCGCAGCACTCGGAGCTGATTCTCTTGATACA GTTGAGATTGTGATGGGACTCGAAGAGGAATTTGGTATCAGTGTGGACGAGGAGAAAGCGCAAACCATTGCAACGGTTCAGGACGCAGCTGATCTTATTGAGGAAATTATTGAGAAAAAGGGTGCTTAG